From Pseudomonas sp. LS1212, the proteins below share one genomic window:
- a CDS encoding aminotransferase, with product MPTQSPAFFAQFDQEKLVAADKAHYMHGFHMFDEHREQGSLNIAAGVGAYIYDTAGNRYLDAVGGMWCTNIGLGREEMAEAIANQVRQLAYSNPFCDMANVTAIQLCEKLASLAPGDLDHVFLTTGGSTAVDTAYRLVQYYQNSRGKHEKKHIISRFSAYHGSTFLTMSIGNKAADRAPEFDFMSDLFHHISCPNYYRAPEGMSEAQFLDFLVDEFEDKILTIGADKVAAFFAEPVMGSGGVIIPPEGYHRRMWEVCQRYDMLYVADEVVTSFGRLGTFFASEEVFGMQPDIITTAKGLTSGYLPLGACIFSDRIWQVIGEPGKGRCFTHGFTYSGHPVSCIAALKNIEIIERENLLAHVEEVGPYMEQRLQTLAELPLVGNVRCKRLMACIEFVADKRTKALFPDALNIGEKIHLRAQAKGLMVRPIGHLNVMSPPLIITHAQVDEVVETLRLCILETADELKRSGQYQGQ from the coding sequence ATGCCAACTCAATCCCCAGCGTTCTTCGCGCAATTCGACCAGGAAAAACTGGTCGCCGCCGACAAGGCCCATTACATGCACGGCTTCCACATGTTCGACGAACACCGTGAGCAAGGCTCGTTGAACATCGCCGCCGGCGTCGGCGCCTATATCTATGACACTGCCGGCAATCGCTACCTCGACGCCGTGGGCGGCATGTGGTGCACCAATATCGGCCTGGGCCGTGAAGAAATGGCCGAGGCCATCGCCAACCAGGTGCGCCAGCTGGCCTACTCCAACCCGTTCTGCGACATGGCCAATGTCACCGCTATCCAGCTCTGCGAGAAGCTCGCAAGCCTGGCCCCTGGCGACCTCGATCATGTGTTCCTGACCACCGGCGGCTCCACTGCGGTCGACACCGCCTACCGGCTGGTCCAGTACTACCAGAACAGCCGTGGCAAGCACGAAAAGAAACACATCATCTCAAGGTTCAGCGCCTATCACGGCTCGACGTTCCTGACCATGTCGATCGGCAACAAGGCCGCTGACCGTGCACCTGAATTCGACTTCATGAGTGACCTCTTCCACCACATCTCCTGCCCCAACTATTACCGGGCACCGGAGGGCATGAGCGAAGCGCAGTTCCTCGATTTCCTGGTCGACGAATTCGAAGACAAGATCCTCACCATCGGCGCCGACAAGGTCGCGGCGTTCTTTGCCGAACCCGTCATGGGTTCGGGTGGCGTGATCATTCCGCCAGAGGGCTACCACCGGCGCATGTGGGAAGTCTGCCAGCGCTACGACATGCTCTACGTCGCCGACGAAGTGGTAACCTCGTTCGGTCGGCTGGGCACGTTCTTCGCATCGGAAGAGGTGTTCGGCATGCAACCGGACATCATCACCACGGCCAAAGGCCTGACCTCCGGCTATTTGCCTCTGGGCGCCTGCATCTTCTCCGACCGTATCTGGCAAGTGATCGGCGAGCCTGGCAAGGGCCGCTGCTTCACCCATGGCTTCACCTACAGCGGGCACCCCGTCAGCTGCATCGCCGCGCTGAAGAACATCGAGATCATCGAGCGGGAAAACCTGCTGGCGCACGTCGAGGAAGTCGGCCCCTACATGGAACAGCGCCTGCAGACCCTCGCCGAACTGCCGTTGGTGGGCAATGTGCGCTGCAAGCGACTGATGGCCTGCATCGAGTTCGTCGCCGACAAACGGACCAAGGCGCTGTTTCCGGACGCACTGAACATCGGTGAGAAGATCCACCTGCGCGCGCAAGCCAAAGGCTTGATGGTGCGCCCGATCGGGCACCTGAATGTGATGTCGCCTCCCCTGATCATCACCCACGCCCAGGTCGATGAAGTGGTCGAGACCTTGCGCCTATGCATCCTCGAAACCGCCGATGAACTCAAGCGCAGCGGACAGTACCAGGGCCAATGA
- a CDS encoding polyamine ABC transporter substrate-binding protein has translation MHKALVALLSAALAALPALSHGAQASSNTLRLYNWTDYIGEHTIANFEKATGIQVTYDTFDSYETVQGKLLPGRSGYDLVVLNAALVPLLIKAKVFQPLDKTLLPSWQNLDPHVLKSLETYDPGVTYSAPYTWGSNGVTYNVSKIKERMPDAPIGSLAMIFDPKVVSHFADCGVTLLDSPTDIIPLALTYLGRDPNSTDPKDLKAAQDVLMAVRPYIRKFDSTSYLNGLANGDLCMSTTWSGDYATAQARAEEAGAKIELDYFIPKEGSLIWFDDFYIPVDAPNVANAHKFIEYLLQPQVIAEVSDYIRYANSNQAATALVSAQVRDNPAIYPDQGTLQRLFTQKTQSQASVRLITRTWNAVKTGK, from the coding sequence ATGCACAAAGCCCTCGTAGCACTCCTCAGTGCGGCGCTTGCCGCACTACCGGCGCTCAGTCATGGCGCCCAGGCGTCCAGCAACACCCTGCGGCTGTACAACTGGACGGATTACATCGGCGAGCACACCATCGCCAACTTCGAGAAGGCCACCGGCATCCAGGTGACCTACGACACCTTCGACTCCTATGAAACCGTCCAGGGCAAGCTGCTGCCCGGCCGCTCGGGCTACGACCTGGTGGTGCTCAATGCCGCCCTGGTACCCCTGCTGATCAAGGCCAAGGTGTTCCAGCCACTGGACAAGACGCTGCTGCCCAGCTGGCAGAATCTCGATCCGCATGTACTCAAGAGCCTGGAAACCTACGACCCCGGCGTGACCTATTCGGCGCCCTATACCTGGGGCAGCAACGGCGTGACCTACAACGTCAGCAAGATCAAGGAACGCATGCCGGACGCGCCAATCGGCTCGCTGGCCATGATCTTCGACCCCAAGGTCGTTTCGCACTTTGCCGACTGTGGCGTGACCCTGCTCGATTCGCCGACCGACATCATCCCGTTGGCGCTGACGTACCTGGGCCGCGACCCCAACAGCACCGACCCGAAAGACCTCAAGGCCGCGCAGGACGTGCTGATGGCCGTGCGTCCGTACATTCGCAAGTTCGATTCGACCAGTTATCTCAATGGCCTGGCCAACGGTGATCTGTGCATGTCCACCACCTGGTCCGGCGACTACGCCACCGCCCAGGCGCGCGCCGAGGAAGCCGGGGCGAAGATCGAGCTCGACTACTTCATCCCCAAGGAAGGCTCGCTGATCTGGTTCGATGACTTCTACATCCCGGTCGATGCGCCAAACGTGGCCAACGCCCACAAATTCATCGAGTACCTGCTGCAGCCGCAAGTGATCGCCGAGGTCAGCGACTACATCCGCTACGCCAATAGCAACCAGGCGGCGACTGCACTGGTCAGCGCGCAGGTTCGCGACAATCCGGCGATCTACCCGGACCAGGGAACGCTCCAGCGCCTGTTCACCCAGAAGACTCAATCGCAGGCAAGCGTTCGCCTGATCACCCGTACCTGGAACGCGGTGAAGACCGGTAAGTGA